A single genomic interval of Candidatus Jordarchaeales archaeon harbors:
- the thiI gene encoding tRNA uracil 4-sulfurtransferase ThiI, protein MQEAKKRENIYNTVIVRFGCEVGVKSARTRLKYEREVCRQIRKLLEREGIRHLVKYSFGRAYVAAEDAVKAASVIARIFGVSSTSPALETSSDMNDIKKAALKVAETVMSSKKTFAVRCRRSGSHPYTSIDVCREVGGIILRHFKDDNLRVNLENPEVTIKVEVRDDRAYIYTEEYEGPGGFPLGVQGKVVCLLSGGIDSPVACWLAMRRGAAIVPVYFDASPTFSDELSREKALACARILFEWTPEKRGKVYIAPHEHTLAAIKEHCPEKYTCVLCKRVMYRVAERIAEMEEAYGIVTGEALGEQASQTLANLRVLDEAAKKYPVHRPLLCFDKTETERLARRIGTYEVSARKSIDCTAAPKHPILRARLEKVLEFEQKIGVNELVEETLNGLKEVEVQCSDPTSN, encoded by the coding sequence TTGCAGGAAGCAAAGAAAAGAGAGAACATCTACAACACAGTGATAGTCCGATTTGGGTGCGAAGTGGGAGTTAAAAGTGCAAGGACGCGGCTGAAATATGAAAGGGAAGTTTGCAGGCAAATAAGAAAACTACTGGAAAGGGAAGGTATAAGGCATTTGGTCAAATACTCTTTTGGAAGAGCATACGTGGCCGCAGAGGATGCTGTCAAGGCGGCAAGTGTAATAGCACGCATATTCGGTGTCTCCTCAACGTCTCCCGCGCTGGAAACCAGTTCAGACATGAATGACATTAAAAAGGCGGCTTTGAAAGTTGCGGAGACCGTCATGAGCAGCAAAAAAACATTTGCCGTCAGGTGCAGGAGGAGCGGAAGCCACCCCTATACAAGCATCGACGTGTGTAGAGAAGTCGGGGGAATCATATTACGCCACTTTAAGGATGACAATTTAAGAGTTAACTTGGAAAACCCCGAGGTAACGATCAAGGTAGAAGTCAGGGACGACAGAGCATACATATATACTGAGGAGTACGAAGGGCCGGGAGGATTTCCACTGGGAGTTCAAGGAAAAGTGGTATGCTTGCTCAGCGGGGGAATAGACTCGCCCGTGGCTTGTTGGCTCGCAATGAGGAGAGGAGCAGCCATCGTTCCAGTGTACTTCGATGCAAGCCCGACGTTTTCCGACGAACTGAGCAGGGAAAAGGCTCTTGCATGCGCCCGCATACTGTTCGAGTGGACTCCGGAGAAGAGGGGTAAAGTCTACATAGCCCCCCACGAGCACACTTTAGCTGCAATAAAGGAGCATTGCCCCGAGAAGTACACGTGCGTGCTGTGTAAGCGGGTAATGTACCGCGTAGCTGAAAGAATAGCTGAGATGGAGGAAGCATACGGAATAGTTACGGGAGAGGCCTTGGGGGAACAGGCTAGTCAAACGCTCGCTAACCTCAGGGTTCTTGACGAAGCCGCCAAAAAGTACCCGGTTCACAGGCCGCTGTTGTGTTTTGATAAGACTGAAACGGAGAGGTTAGCTAGGAGAATAGGCACATACGAAGTTTCAGCGAGAAAAAGTATAGACTGCACTGCGGCCCCAAAACACCCCATACTTAGAGCGAGACTGGAAAAGGTTCTGGAATTTGAGCAGAAGATTGGGGTAAATGAGCTCGTTGAAGAGACGTTAAATGGGTTGAAAGAGGTAGAAGTTCAATGCTCTGACCCGACTTCAAATTAA
- a CDS encoding vitamin B12-dependent ribonucleotide reductase: MPISKVRKRDGRIVDFDASKIAEAIRKAFVAVGREDGDAAWRLARQVVERLERKFVDSIPGVEDIQDVVEDVLIKNGLTDVAKAYILYRNQRTELREAKRFLGVWDDLKLSLNAVRVLEKRYLLKDEKGRVIETPSEMFQRVARSVAVADKKYGGDVDETARRFYRAMVNLEFLPNSPTLMNAGTDIGQLSACFVIPVEDSIEGIFDALKYMALIHKSGGGTGFSFSRLRPKGDVVKSTGGVASGPVSFMRIFDVATEVIKQGGRRRGANMGILRVDHPDIMEFVTAKSEEGVLSNFNISVGVTDEFMEKVERDEEYDLINPRNGEVVRTVRARDVFELIVANAWKTGDPGLIFLDEINRKNPTPSLGVIEATNPCGEVPLLPYESCNLGSVNLSRMVSKGDVDWERLSETVRLGVHFLDNVIDVNNYPLPQIETMTKANRKIGLGVMGFAEMLIQLEIPYDSKEALEMARKVMRFISEEARRKSVELGEERGSFPNFEKSVWAKSYSSMRNATVTSIAPTGTISIIAGTSSGIEPLFAVAFVRNVIGTRLIEVNHLFEKIARERGFYSRELMLRIAKAGTLQNVDGVPDDVKRLFVTALDVTPEWHVRMQAAFQEYVDNAVSKTVNLPHEATLEDVRKIFILAYKLKCKGITVYRYGSKREQVLYLGVAPGEEEEYVVADSEYSGGCPASVCPF, encoded by the coding sequence TTGCCTATTTCGAAGGTGAGGAAGCGCGACGGTAGGATAGTTGACTTCGATGCTTCTAAGATTGCTGAAGCGATAAGGAAGGCCTTCGTGGCTGTTGGTAGGGAGGACGGTGACGCCGCCTGGAGGCTGGCTAGGCAGGTTGTTGAGAGACTTGAGAGAAAGTTTGTGGATAGTATTCCTGGGGTAGAGGACATTCAGGACGTGGTTGAGGACGTGCTCATAAAGAACGGGTTAACTGATGTGGCGAAGGCGTACATATTGTACAGGAACCAGCGGACTGAGCTCAGGGAGGCCAAGAGGTTTCTGGGCGTCTGGGATGACTTGAAACTATCTCTTAACGCTGTTAGGGTTTTGGAGAAAAGGTATCTTTTAAAGGACGAGAAAGGGCGCGTCATCGAAACTCCGTCTGAAATGTTCCAGAGGGTTGCTAGGAGCGTAGCGGTGGCGGACAAGAAGTATGGTGGAGACGTTGACGAGACTGCTAGGCGCTTCTATAGGGCGATGGTTAACTTGGAGTTCCTGCCTAATTCACCCACCCTTATGAACGCAGGGACCGACATTGGTCAGCTTTCAGCGTGCTTCGTCATCCCCGTTGAGGACTCCATTGAGGGGATATTTGACGCGTTGAAATACATGGCTTTGATCCACAAGTCTGGGGGAGGAACAGGTTTCTCTTTCTCCCGCCTGAGACCTAAAGGGGATGTCGTAAAGTCGACTGGCGGGGTTGCCAGTGGACCTGTATCCTTTATGAGGATTTTCGACGTGGCAACGGAGGTTATAAAGCAGGGCGGGAGGAGGAGGGGGGCGAACATGGGGATCCTGAGGGTCGACCACCCCGATATAATGGAGTTCGTGACTGCTAAGAGCGAGGAGGGCGTGCTTTCGAACTTCAACATTTCAGTTGGCGTGACTGACGAGTTCATGGAGAAAGTTGAGAGGGATGAGGAGTACGACTTGATTAATCCGAGGAACGGTGAGGTCGTGAGGACTGTTAGGGCAAGGGATGTCTTCGAGCTCATAGTGGCGAATGCCTGGAAGACAGGCGACCCTGGACTCATTTTCCTGGATGAGATAAACAGGAAGAATCCGACGCCGAGCCTTGGAGTTATAGAGGCGACTAATCCCTGCGGGGAGGTGCCCTTGCTCCCGTACGAGTCGTGCAACTTAGGGTCTGTTAACCTTTCAAGGATGGTTTCTAAGGGGGACGTGGACTGGGAGCGTTTAAGTGAAACTGTTAGGCTCGGAGTCCACTTCCTGGATAACGTAATAGACGTCAACAACTACCCGCTTCCACAGATAGAGACTATGACGAAGGCTAACAGAAAAATCGGCTTAGGCGTTATGGGCTTCGCCGAGATGCTAATACAACTCGAAATACCCTACGACTCGAAGGAAGCACTTGAAATGGCCAGGAAGGTTATGAGGTTTATCTCTGAGGAGGCGAGAAGGAAGTCTGTAGAGCTCGGGGAGGAGAGGGGATCGTTCCCGAACTTCGAGAAAAGCGTGTGGGCTAAAAGTTACAGCAGCATGAGGAACGCGACGGTCACCTCTATTGCACCAACGGGGACCATAAGTATAATAGCTGGCACTTCAAGTGGCATAGAGCCGCTGTTTGCCGTCGCCTTCGTTAGGAACGTTATAGGCACCAGGCTTATTGAGGTAAATCACTTGTTCGAGAAGATAGCTAGGGAGAGAGGGTTCTACAGCAGGGAGCTTATGCTCAGGATAGCTAAGGCTGGAACACTGCAGAACGTTGACGGAGTGCCGGACGACGTTAAAAGACTGTTCGTCACAGCGCTAGACGTAACGCCAGAGTGGCATGTGAGAATGCAGGCAGCGTTCCAGGAGTACGTGGACAACGCGGTTTCGAAGACAGTCAACCTACCCCACGAAGCGACGCTTGAAGACGTGAGAAAAATCTTCATACTAGCCTACAAGCTGAAGTGTAAGGGTATAACTGTTTACCGCTATGGCAGCAAGAGGGAGCAAGTACTCTACTTGGGCGTGGCGCCGGGCGAGGAAGAGGAGTACGTGGTGGCGGACTCAGAATATTCGGGCGGCTGCCCGGCATCAGTGTGCCCATTCTGA
- a CDS encoding cob(I)yrinic acid a,c-diamide adenosyltransferase — protein MRRCYVHIYTGSGEGKTLTAMGAAIRAIGHGFKVIIVQFMKGRKDVGEYMFMKRLKPECEVYQFGRKEFIDLHNPQPVDYELAKAGLEFARRIVKRKKPDVLILDEINLAVAIGLLKAGEVLQLLEEAKSCMLVILTGRGAPKELVEAADLVTEMLEVKHPLKLGIEARKGIDY, from the coding sequence TTGAGGCGGTGCTACGTCCACATTTACACTGGAAGCGGAGAGGGGAAAACGCTGACAGCTATGGGAGCGGCCATCAGAGCCATTGGGCACGGGTTCAAAGTGATCATTGTGCAGTTCATGAAGGGGAGGAAGGATGTTGGAGAGTACATGTTCATGAAGCGTTTGAAGCCCGAGTGCGAAGTGTACCAGTTTGGACGGAAGGAGTTCATAGACCTCCACAACCCCCAACCCGTAGACTATGAACTTGCAAAAGCTGGTTTAGAGTTCGCCAGGAGAATTGTCAAGAGGAAGAAGCCCGATGTGCTAATACTGGATGAAATCAACCTAGCGGTTGCCATAGGACTGCTGAAGGCTGGAGAAGTCCTCCAGCTACTGGAGGAGGCGAAAAGCTGTATGCTCGTCATCTTAACTGGCAGAGGAGCCCCAAAAGAGCTCGTAGAAGCAGCAGATCTCGTGACGGAAATGCTTGAAGTGAAGCATCCACTAAAGTTGGGGATCGAAGCGAGAAAGGGGATAGACTACTAA
- the purN gene encoding phosphoribosylglycinamide formyltransferase, whose protein sequence is MGERTVNIGILVSGRGTNMEAIIKKIEEGYIKNARVVVVISSRKDAPALEKARAHGIEAIFVDPNDFWKEPDPEKREKLREEYDKKIIAELEKRNVDLILLAGYMLKLSPYFVRKYKGRIMNIHPSLLPAFPGLNAQKQALEYGVKYTGCTVHFVDEEVDHGPIILQAVVPVHDDDTVETLSQRILEKEHEIYPEAVKLYVEGKLRVEGRRVKIERKQNTGDSNPHYSLVFHEEAS, encoded by the coding sequence ATGGGCGAAAGAACAGTAAACATTGGGATACTTGTATCGGGCAGGGGGACGAACATGGAAGCGATAATCAAGAAGATTGAAGAGGGATACATAAAAAACGCAAGAGTCGTTGTTGTCATAAGTAGCAGGAAAGATGCACCGGCACTTGAAAAAGCCAGAGCACATGGCATAGAAGCGATTTTCGTAGACCCAAACGACTTCTGGAAGGAGCCAGATCCAGAAAAGAGAGAAAAACTCAGGGAAGAGTATGACAAAAAAATAATCGCAGAACTGGAGAAGAGAAATGTCGACTTAATCTTACTAGCAGGCTACATGCTTAAGCTCAGCCCGTACTTTGTGAGAAAGTACAAAGGAAGAATAATGAACATTCATCCGTCACTCCTCCCCGCCTTCCCGGGGCTAAATGCACAGAAACAGGCACTCGAATATGGTGTAAAATACACCGGTTGCACAGTCCACTTCGTTGACGAAGAAGTAGACCATGGACCAATCATACTCCAGGCTGTTGTTCCAGTACACGACGATGACACCGTAGAAACACTCTCTCAGAGAATCCTCGAGAAAGAACATGAAATATACCCGGAAGCCGTCAAACTCTACGTCGAGGGAAAACTAAGGGTGGAAGGGAGAAGGGTGAAGATCGAAAGAAAGCAAAACACTGGAGACTCAAACCCACACTATTCTCTCGTCTTTCATGAGGAAGCGTCTTAA
- a CDS encoding CoA-binding protein yields the protein MRKHEFKDLLNPESVAVVGSTSRNRFYFLRSLVSAGFKGAIYPVNPNVKAAFGYKFYPSLLDVPDKVDLVISEVPARVTPKIMEECIKKEVKCVVVFASGFSESGTEEGVRLEREIVRIARDGGVRIIGPNCLGIYHPEHGLAFRPDLPRDPGPVGFVSQSGGHAINFALMGKVTGLRFSTVVSFGNGCDVDAAEILDYLAEDPKTKIIAVYIEGVRDGRRFFNSLRRAAARKPVVVWKGGRTEVGGRAAASHTGSLAGSPKIWDSVIRQCNAIPVKSFYEMVDTVLAFTFCPRVEGRRVGLVSISGGSSVVNSDYCSEVGLEVPQLSEGARAKLSKAVQSVGTSVANPIDLAGSFMNMNAIKTVFETLKEESVIDSVIFELAVQYPSFYADFIDNPSLSVTFYNMLVEECLKVKEAKPVLIAIPQVAYEDAQRYVRDLFVQAKIPVFPSVERAANALKNIISYYTRGGSAAYSTSECLEPQSR from the coding sequence ATGAGGAAGCACGAGTTTAAAGATTTGCTTAACCCCGAATCCGTCGCCGTGGTTGGCTCGACGAGCAGGAACAGATTCTATTTCCTCCGCTCGCTCGTTTCAGCCGGATTTAAAGGGGCAATATACCCCGTCAACCCCAACGTTAAGGCAGCCTTCGGGTACAAGTTCTACCCGAGTCTCCTCGACGTTCCTGACAAAGTCGACCTGGTGATATCCGAGGTCCCCGCCCGCGTGACACCAAAAATAATGGAGGAGTGCATCAAGAAAGAGGTGAAGTGCGTCGTGGTTTTCGCTTCAGGGTTTAGTGAATCTGGAACAGAGGAAGGCGTGCGGCTGGAAAGGGAAATCGTGAGGATAGCTAGGGACGGCGGGGTCAGGATAATAGGCCCGAACTGCCTGGGGATATACCATCCCGAGCACGGGCTGGCTTTCAGGCCCGATTTACCCCGCGACCCGGGACCGGTTGGCTTCGTCTCCCAAAGCGGGGGGCACGCCATAAACTTCGCGCTCATGGGCAAGGTCACAGGGTTGAGGTTTAGCACTGTCGTGAGCTTTGGAAACGGGTGCGATGTTGACGCGGCCGAAATCTTAGACTACTTGGCCGAGGACCCTAAAACCAAGATAATAGCAGTCTACATCGAGGGGGTGCGCGACGGCCGGCGCTTCTTCAACTCTTTGAGGAGGGCTGCAGCTAGGAAGCCTGTTGTCGTTTGGAAGGGTGGGAGAACTGAGGTTGGCGGTAGGGCTGCCGCCTCGCACACAGGCTCCCTGGCAGGGTCGCCTAAGATATGGGACTCTGTGATAAGGCAGTGTAATGCTATTCCCGTCAAAAGCTTCTACGAGATGGTTGACACGGTGCTCGCGTTCACGTTCTGCCCAAGAGTTGAGGGGCGGCGGGTTGGACTGGTGTCGATTAGCGGTGGTTCTAGTGTAGTTAACTCTGACTACTGTTCAGAGGTGGGACTTGAAGTACCGCAGCTGAGTGAAGGTGCGAGAGCGAAACTATCTAAGGCGGTTCAGAGCGTTGGGACTAGTGTGGCGAACCCCATAGACTTAGCCGGCTCCTTCATGAATATGAACGCCATAAAAACGGTTTTCGAAACCTTGAAAGAGGAAAGCGTAATAGACTCTGTGATCTTCGAGCTGGCGGTTCAATATCCTTCCTTCTACGCTGACTTCATAGACAACCCCTCGCTCTCTGTGACATTTTACAACATGCTCGTCGAGGAGTGCTTGAAGGTCAAGGAGGCGAAGCCAGTGCTCATCGCGATACCCCAAGTGGCATACGAGGATGCTCAAAGATACGTGCGCGACCTGTTCGTGCAGGCAAAGATCCCGGTTTTCCCAAGCGTTGAAAGAGCTGCCAACGCACTCAAAAACATCATAAGCTACTACACCAGAGGCGGCTCAGCCGCCTACTCTACGTCAGAGTGCCTAGAGCCACAGTCCCGCTAA
- a CDS encoding NAD-dependent deacylase, producing MLDEERERLIKQAAKDIVKANRVVALTGAGISTESGIPDFRGPSGLWKKYDPEEFTFSRFLSDPARFWSVQISIAMDGFSLFSAEPNPAHYALARLEELGKLNCIITQNIDGLHQKAGSKNVIEFHGNVREAVCIRCNSIFPIEKAVTKVMEGELPPCCDYCGGVLKPNAVLFGEPIPRDALLRAEEEAMLCDLMLVIGTSAVVYPAADLPRIAKEKTGYGWSIMGYRPQVLGKYGAKVIEINGEPTPLTGVISDYIIEGRIGEILPRVVEEVERMLKKKEKKP from the coding sequence TTGTTGGATGAGGAGAGGGAGAGGTTGATTAAGCAGGCTGCCAAGGACATAGTTAAGGCGAACAGAGTTGTCGCTTTAACTGGGGCGGGGATTTCTACTGAGAGCGGAATACCCGACTTTAGAGGGCCTAGCGGCTTGTGGAAGAAATATGACCCAGAGGAGTTCACTTTCTCTCGCTTCTTAAGCGATCCGGCCAGATTTTGGAGTGTTCAAATAAGCATAGCTATGGATGGGTTTTCCCTGTTTTCCGCTGAGCCTAATCCGGCCCACTACGCGCTTGCAAGATTAGAGGAGCTAGGCAAGCTTAACTGCATAATAACGCAGAACATTGACGGATTGCACCAGAAAGCTGGTAGTAAGAACGTGATAGAGTTTCATGGTAACGTTAGGGAGGCTGTTTGCATAAGGTGTAACAGCATTTTCCCGATAGAAAAGGCTGTCACGAAAGTCATGGAGGGTGAGTTGCCTCCGTGCTGTGACTACTGTGGAGGCGTTTTGAAGCCGAATGCTGTCCTTTTCGGTGAGCCAATACCCAGGGATGCGCTTTTGAGGGCTGAAGAGGAGGCGATGCTCTGCGACCTAATGCTGGTGATAGGCACTTCAGCTGTAGTGTACCCCGCAGCCGACCTACCGCGGATAGCTAAGGAGAAGACGGGGTATGGGTGGAGCATTATGGGCTACCGACCCCAGGTGCTGGGTAAGTATGGAGCGAAGGTGATAGAAATAAACGGGGAGCCCACCCCTCTCACTGGGGTGATATCAGACTATATAATAGAGGGAAGGATAGGGGAAATCCTTCCTCGGGTGGTTGAGGAAGTCGAGAGAATGTTGAAGAAGAAAGAGAAGAAGCCTTAG